The window GGGCCCTTGAAGACGATGACGTCGCCGGGATGCGGTGAGCCGAAGCGGTAGCCGATCTTGTCGACCATGATCCGGTCACCGACGCAACCGCTGCAGCCGTGCAGCGTGGGCTCCATGGACTCTGACGGGATCAGATAGGGCCGCGCCACGAACGTCAGCATCACGTAGTACAGGACCACCGCGATGCCGATGAGGATGGCGCCCTCGCGCAGCGCCGAATGCTTCTTCTCCCCCTTCTCGGGGGCCGCGTCGGGGGCGGGGCTTTCCGGAGGTTCCGTCGCAGTGCGGTAGTCCGGCGTCGAGTAGTCCGAGCTCGTGTTGTCGGTCACGTGATCAGCGTAGCCAGGCGAGCTGGCTGCCCTGGGCGGTCACTGGACGCGACGCGCACCGAGCTCAGCGCTTCTCCTTGATCTTCGCCTTCTTGCCCCGCAGCTCACGCAGATAGTAGAGCTTGGCGCGACGGACGTCACCGCGGGTGACGACCTCGATGTGGTCGATGTTGGGCGAGTGCACCGGGAAGGTGCGCTCGACGCCGACGCCGTAGCTCTCCTTGCGGACGGTGAAGGTCTCGCGGACCCCGCCGCCGGAGCGACGCAGCACGACACCCTTGAAGACCTGGATGCGCTGCTTGTTGCCTTCGATGACCTTGACGTGCACGTTCACAGTGTCGCCCGGACTGAAGGTCGGGATGTCGTCGCGCAGCGACGCCTGGTCGACGAAGTCCAGCGTGTTCATCGGTGACACTTCCTTGCGGTTCGCGGCCGCGGCCTGCTGCCAGCGCAGGTGCGCCGGCGGGCTGCCGAGCCGATGGATTCGGGCAACGTGGTGTTTGTCGCAGCAGGCGGAAATCCGTCCGGCCCGCGCGGGCAACTGCTCAATTGTGCCAGATCGGCCGCGAGCAGTGAAATCGCGCTACCCGCCGAGGTCACGGCGATGTCCCCGCGCGCTGACACGCGATGTACAACAAGTACGGCTAACCTTAACTGGCGGGCGGCAGTGCGGCGTGCCCGAACCACTGCGTTCCACCGAGCTCACCGAGTCCAGGCAAGGAGAAAAGTGAGGCGACGGCGTCCGTCGGTGCTGATCACCGGTACTGCCGCAGCGCTGATCGGTGTGTCCGTGGCCGCCTCCTCCCCTCAGGTCAACTCCGGTTCCGCTGATGCAGGTCCGCAGCGGCTGACCCTGCTGGCCGCCGACCCCGCCGCGATTCCCGACGCCCCGGCCATGGCGCCGCTGCCTCAAGCGCCGCCGGATGTGGTCGCCGGCCTCGACGCGCGTGCCCAGCAGGCCGCTTCCGACGCCGCCCAGAAGGGTGCGGACATCGGCTTCACGCTGCTCGACCGCGAGACCGGCCGCATCATCTCCGACGGCGACGGGGGCGCCTTTCCGATCGCGTCGGTGAGCAAGCTGTTCATCGCCGATGACTTGCTGATGCAGGTGGCCAACGGTCAGCGTCAGCTGACTCCCGAGGAGCGTCAGGGCTTGGACGCGATGCTGCGCTCGTCGGACGACAGCTCCGCGGAGGTGTTCTGGAGCGAGGGCGGCGGCTCCGACATCATCAGCCGGGTGAGCGCCCGCTACGGGCTGACCGGGACATCGGCACCCTACGACGGGCACTGGTGGAACACCATGAGCACCACGGCCGACCTGGTCCGTTATTACGACATGTTGCTCGACGGCGCAGGCGGCCTGCCGCCCCAGATGGCTTCGATGATCCTGTCCGACCTGTCCGCCTCGACGCCGATAGCACGGGACGGCTATCCGCAGCGGTTCGGCATTCCCGACGGCCTCTTCGCCGAACCGGTCGCCGTCAAACAGGGCTGGATGCCCGGCTGGAACGGCGACAACTGGTTGCACATGTCGACCGGTGTGATCGGTCCCACCCGGCGCTTCGTTATCGCCATCGGCTCGATGCAGCCGGTCGACGACACCACCGCACGCGACACCGTCACCCAGGCGATCAAGACGATGTTCCCGGGCGGACGGATCTGATCTCTACTCGCCCAACAGATCTGGGCGGCGTTCCTTCGTGCGCTGCAGTGCCTGCTCGTGGCGCCAGGCGCTAATCTTGGCGTGATCTCCGGACAGCAGCACGTCTGGCACCGGTAGTCCTCGCCAGGTCGGCGGCCGGGTGTAGCTCGGCCCCTCCAGCAGACCGGCAATTTCCGGCGAGTGCGAATCATCCTGGTGTGACAGCGGATTGCCCATCACGTTGGGCAGCAGACGCACCACCGCCTCGATCATCACCAGTGCGGCGGCTTCCCCACCGGCCAGCACATAGTCGCCGATCGAGACCTCTTCGACCCGCATCCGGCTCGCAGCGTCATCGACCACCCGCTGATCGATGCCTTCGTAGCGTCCGCACGCGAACACCAGGTGCTGCTCGTCTGACCAGCGCAGCGCGGCACCCTGGGTGAACATCCGGCCGGCCGGGGTCGGGACCACCAGAAGTGTTGACTCGGTGCATATCTCGTCGAGCGCCTCGCCCCACACCGGAGCTTTCATCACCATGCCGGGGCCGCCACCGTAGGGCGAGTCGTCGACGGAATGGTGCACGTCGTGGGTCCACCGCCGCAGATCGTGCACGGCGAAGTCGACGATCCCGGACTCTATTGCCTTGCCCAACAACGACTCCCGCACCGGGTCGAGGTAGCTCGGAAAGATCGTGATGACGTCGATCCGCATGTCAGCGCGTTTCGCCGTCCAGGTCCAGCAGGCCCTCGGGCGGATCGATCTCGACCAGCCC is drawn from Candidatus Mycolicibacterium alkanivorans and contains these coding sequences:
- the rplS gene encoding 50S ribosomal protein L19, producing MNTLDFVDQASLRDDIPTFSPGDTVNVHVKVIEGNKQRIQVFKGVVLRRSGGGVRETFTVRKESYGVGVERTFPVHSPNIDHIEVVTRGDVRRAKLYYLRELRGKKAKIKEKR
- a CDS encoding class A beta-lactamase-related serine hydrolase; amino-acid sequence: MRRRRPSVLITGTAAALIGVSVAASSPQVNSGSADAGPQRLTLLAADPAAIPDAPAMAPLPQAPPDVVAGLDARAQQAASDAAQKGADIGFTLLDRETGRIISDGDGGAFPIASVSKLFIADDLLMQVANGQRQLTPEERQGLDAMLRSSDDSSAEVFWSEGGGSDIISRVSARYGLTGTSAPYDGHWWNTMSTTADLVRYYDMLLDGAGGLPPQMASMILSDLSASTPIARDGYPQRFGIPDGLFAEPVAVKQGWMPGWNGDNWLHMSTGVIGPTRRFVIAIGSMQPVDDTTARDTVTQAIKTMFPGGRI
- the trmD gene encoding tRNA (guanosine(37)-N1)-methyltransferase TrmD; its protein translation is MRIDVITIFPSYLDPVRESLLGKAIESGIVDFAVHDLRRWTHDVHHSVDDSPYGGGPGMVMKAPVWGEALDEICTESTLLVVPTPAGRMFTQGAALRWSDEQHLVFACGRYEGIDQRVVDDAASRMRVEEVSIGDYVLAGGEAAALVMIEAVVRLLPNVMGNPLSHQDDSHSPEIAGLLEGPSYTRPPTWRGLPVPDVLLSGDHAKISAWRHEQALQRTKERRPDLLGE